From the genome of Papaver somniferum cultivar HN1 chromosome 2, ASM357369v1, whole genome shotgun sequence, one region includes:
- the LOC113348097 gene encoding glucan endo-1,3-beta-glucosidase 13-like: MPSSVGIETIYLIIKPISSPVSCLSPTEASSLVESVQKKLLKSSYFSHSHHSTLVTLSHSLSLESSERETLRDSSLLSQKKGFQNSSSVSCSEAGGVGVVMVSHFLILALFFFSAAELCRASTIGICYGRNADDLPTPDKVADLVKNQNIKYLRIYDANIQVLRAFANSGVELMIGIPNSDLLPFSQFQSNADTWLKNQILPYYPATKITYITVGAEVTEMPGNISALVVPAMKNVQAALKKAGLHRKIKISTTHSLGVLSRSFPPSAGAFNSSHAFFLKPLLEFLAENQSPFMIDIYPYYAYRDSTTNVSLDYALFESSSEVIDPNTGLIYTNMLDAQVDALYFALSALSFRTIKIMITETGWPSKGAAKETAATPDNAQTYNTNLIRHVINNTGTPAKPGQEMDVYIFSLFNENRKPGMESERNWGLYYPDQTSIYTLDLTGKGPVDTDAGANATSTNGTWCIASTTASELDLQSALDWACSSGNVDCSAIQPSQPCFQPDSTISHASFAFNSYYQQNGASDIACGFGGAGVKTTKNPSYDNCLYLTSGNMKVGANNVTAIKPTSSSAENAISLMLSGASLVISLLLF; this comes from the exons ATGCCTAGCAGTGTTGGAATCGAGACAATATATTTGATTATTAAACCCATTTCAAGTCCGGTTTCCTGTCTGTCACCAACAGAAGCAAGCAGCTTAGTAGAATCCGTACAAAAAAAGTTACTTAAAAGCTCTTATTTTTCTCACTCTCATCACTCTACTCTAGTCACTCTCTCTCACTCACTGTCTCTTGAGAGCTCCGAGAGAGAAACACTCAGAGATTCTTCTCTTCTCAGtcaaaaaaagggttttcaaaattcaaGTTCAGTCAGTTGTAGTGAAGCTGGTGGAGTAGGAGTAGTCATGGTCTCTCATTTCCTCATACttgccttgttcttcttctctgcagcag AACTCTGTAGAGCAAGCACAATTGGAATTTGCTATGGCAGAAATGCCGATGATCTTCCTACCCCGGATAAAGTAGCCGACCTGgttaaaaatcaaaacattaagtACCTTAGAATTTATGATGCCAATATTCAGGTGCTCAGAGCCTTTGCAAACTCAGGAGTAGAACTCATGATTGGAATTCCCAATTCAGATTTGCTTCCATTCTCCCAGTTTCAGTCCAATGCAGATACCTGGTTGAAGAACCAAATCTTACCTTACTACCCAGCTACAAAAATCACTTACATAACTGTAGGTGCCGAAGTAACCGAAATGCCTGGCAATATATCTGCCTTGGTTGTACCTGCTATGAAAAATGTCCAGGCAGCTTTGAAGAAAGCTGGACTTCACAGAAAGATCAAAATATCAACTACCCATTCACTCGGAGTCTTATCTCGATCATTCCCACCCTCGGCTGGAGCTTTTAATAGCAGCCATGccttcttcctaaaacccttattGGAATTTCTTGCAGAAAATCAATCCCCTTTCATGATCGACATTTATCCTTACTATGCTTACAGAGATTCAACTACTAATGTTTCTCTGGATTATGCGTTGTTCGAGTCTTCCTCGGAAGTTATTGATCCAAATACTGGCTTGATCTACACAAACATGCTTGATGCACAGGTCGATGCTCTTTACTTTGCACTATCGGCTTTAAGTTTTCGGACTATAAAAATCATGATTACCGAGACAGGGTGGCCTTCAAAAGGAGCTGCTAAGGAAACAGCTGCTACTCCTGATAATGCTCAGACCTACAACACCAATTTGATTCGCCATGTCATCAATAACACGGGAACTCCTGCAAAACCTGGACAAGAAATGGATGTGTATATCTTTTCTTTGTTTAACGAGAACAGAAAACCCGGGATGGAATCCGAGAGAAATTGGGGATTATATTATCCTGATCAGACTAGTATTTATACTCTAGATTTGACTGGAAAAGGTCCGGTAGACACGGATGCTGGGGCAAATGCAACGAGTACAAATGGAACATGGTGTATAGCTTCGACAACAGCTTCAGAGTTAGACTTGCAGAGTGCTTTGGACTGGGCATGTAGTTCTGGAAATGTGGATTGTTCGGCTATTCAACCTAGTCAACCTTGTTTTCAGCCAGACTCTACAATCTCTCATGCATCCTTTGCATTCAACAGTTATTATCAGCAGAATGGAGCTAGTGATATTGCTTGTGGCTTTGGAGGTGCAGGGGTAAAAACTACCAAGAACCCAA GTTATGATAACTGCTTATATCTCACATCTGG GAACATGAAAGTGGGTGCTAACAACGTCACAGCTATCAAGCCAACATCATCATCAGCGGAGAATGCTATTTCTTTGATGTTATCTGGAGCATCACTTGTCATTTCTCTCTTGCTCTTTTGA